A stretch of DNA from Halorubrum sp. BOL3-1:
GTCCTCGCCGGCCTCGACCGCCGCGGCGGCCCGGCCCGCGTCGGTGACGCCGTAGACCGTCGGCCCCCACGAGGACTGGCCCGCACCGAACACCGGTGAGGCGCCCGACAGCGACGCGACGACCTCGCCCACCGGTGGCCGGTACACGCCGCCCTGCTCGTCGGCGTACCACGCGCCGTTGAGCCGGCCGATCTCCGCGACGGCCGCGCCGAACGCCTCCGCGTTCCCCGTCGCGATCGCCGGGAGGACCCGCCGGGTGACGATCCCGCCAATCCGGTCTGCGATCCCCGGACCCGCGCGCTCGACGGCGGTTCGCATCGCGTCGTCCTCGGCCGCCCCGCTCCGCCCGGCGTCCGCGTCCGGTTCGACGAGCAGGAACCGCCAGTCGTCGGGGACGGCGTGCCGAGCCGCCACCGGCGGGACCGTCCACTCCCCGTCCGCCGGGCGGTCGGTGGTGAAGCGCGCGGTCGGGTGACCGGCGTCGAGGACGAAGCCGCCGGACTCGAACGTCGCGACGCCGACGCCGGAGCGGCCGCCGCGGCCGAGCGCCGGAGCGCGCTCGCGCACCCGAGCCGGCTCGCCGTAGGCGGTCGCGACGGCCGCGAGCGTCGCCGCCGCGAGCTGCGTCCCGCTGCCGAGACCGGCGTGTCGCGGGAGCGGCTTGCGGACCACGACGCGGGCGCCGTCGACGCCGAGCAGGTCGGTCGCCGCGGTCGCGTACCCGCGGACGTCGTCGCGAACGGCCTCGACCGAACCGGGTGACTCGGCGGCGGTCGACGGTCCGACCGTCACGTCGACCACCGAGTCGGGTTCCGCGTCGACGACGACCCGCGGCGCCGCGAGCCCGACGCCGAGGGCGCCGTACAGCCGCTCGTGTGAGAGGCTGAGGTTACAGAAGCCGAAGTGGAGCCGCGCCCCGGAGCTCGCGCGTGCCATTGTCGTCTCGGTGTTGCGACCGGCCGGATAAAGGATGCGCGACCGTGGCGGGAGTTGCCTCGGACCGGGCGGAAGGGCGGGAGCAGGTCGGAACCCGCGCGTCGCCGTCGGCGTCGACGAGGCGGACGAACTGGTGCGCTTTTGAACGCGGGGGACCTCGGTTCGCGTATGACCGAAACGCTCAGGCTCGCGACCCGCGGGTCGGACTTGGCCCTCCGACAGGCCGAGACCGTCCGCGAGGCGCTGTCGAGCCGACGCCGCGACGTCGAACTCCGGCAGGTGGAGACGCGCGGCGACCAGATCCCCGACGAACTGATCCACCGCCTCGGGAAGACGGGCGCGTTCGTGCGCGCCCTCGACGAGGAGGTGCTCGCCGGCGACGCCGACCTCGCCGTCCACTCGCTGAAGGACCTCCCGACCGAGGAGATGGAGGACTTGGCCGTCGCGGGCGTCCCCGAGCGCGCCCCGTCCGGCGACGTGGTGGTCCAGCCGGAGGGAGTCGGAATCGAGGACCTCCCCGCCGGGTCGGTCGTCGGGACCGGCTCGCTCCGTCGCGGCGCACAGATCCGGGCGGCTCGCCCCGACCTCACCGTCGAGCCGGTCCGCGGCAACGTCGACACCCGGATAGAGAAGCTGCTCGCGCCGGGCCTCCAAGCGGAACACGAGCGCCGCCTGATCGCTTCCGGCGACTCCCGAGCGGCGACCGCAGAGGGGGCAGACGACGGCGGGGAATCGGATGACGGCGAGAGAGCGGACGACGGCGATAGAGCGGACGACGAGCCGAACTGGGACGCGCTCGGTAACGACGCCGACGACGCGGCCGACGCGGGAGACGAGGTCGACGAGGAGTTCGACCGGAGCGTCGAGGAGTGGTTCGACTCGCTGTCGGACCTCGAACGCGCGGCGATGGAGCGTCGAGTCGAGACCGAGTACGACGCCCTCGTCCTCGCGGAGGCGGGCCTGCGACGCTCGAACCTGTTCTACAAGGTGGAGACGACGCGGCTCCCGCGCGAGGAGTTCGTCCCCGCGGCCGGGCAGGGGGCCATCGCGGTCACCGCGAGCGACCCGGACGTGGTCGAGGCGGTCCGCGAGACGGTCGACCACCCGCGGACCCGCGTGGCCGTCACCGTCGAGCGGACGGTCCTCGGCGAACTCAACGGCGGCTGCGTCGCGCCGATCGGCGTCTCGGCGCTCGTCAAAGGCGAACACGTCCACGTCCGAGCGCGGGTGCTCTCGACGGACGGGACGGAGGAGGTGACCGACACCCGAGACCTGCCGATCCGCTCGCACGCGACGGCCGCCGCGGAGTTCGCCGCGGACCTCGCGGACCGCGGCGCGGACGACCTGATCGCCGAGGCTCGCGCGGAGGCGGGAGTGGGGACGGGGACCGATGAGTGAGGGCGGCGCCGGCGCGGGGACGGGAACCGGGCCGGCGGCAGGCGGCGACGAGCCGCCGACCCGCCGCCGCGACGACCCGGTCGGGACGGTCTTCCTCGTCGGCTCCGGGCCGGGCGACCCGGATCTGCTGACAGTGAAGTCGAAGCGGCTGATCGAGTCGGCCGACGTGGTCCTCCACGACAAGCTCCCGGGACCGGAGATCCTCGGTGAGATCCCCGAGGCGAAGCGCGAGGACGTGGGGAAACGCGCCGGCGGCGAGTGGACGCCTCAGGAGTACACCAATCGCCGGATGGTCGAGCTGGCGGAGGCGGGGAACCGCGTCGTCCGACTGAAGGGTGGCGACCCGTTCGTCTTCGGGCGCGGCGGCGAGGAGGCTGAACACCTCGCGGCGGCCGGGATCCCTTTCGAGGTCGTCCCCGGCGTCACCTCCGCGATCGCCGGTCCCGCGGTCGCCGGGATACCCGTCACGCACCGCGACCACGCCTCGTCGGTCTCGTTCGTCACCGGCCACGAGGACCCGACGAAAGACGAGTCCGCGGTGAACTGGGACGCGCTCGCGGCGACCGGCGGGACGGTCGTCGTGCTGATGGGCGTCGGCAAGCTGCCGGCCTACGCCACCGAACTCCGCGACGCCGGCCTCGACGGCGACACGCCCGTCGCCCTCGTCGAACGCGCCACCTGGCCCGACATGCGCGTCGCGACCGGCACGCTCGACACGATCGTCGACGCCCGCGACGAGGCGGGGATCGAGCCGCCCGCGATCACCGTGATCGGTGACGTGGCCGCGACCCGCGACCGCGTCGTGACCTTCCTCGAAAACGCCGGCTCCGCGCCGGTCAGGTCCGCGAGCGAGGACGACGGATCGGCGGAAAGAAGAGATGACGCCCCGGTAGAGGGGGAAGGCGACGCGCCGACCGACGGGGGTGACGAGGCGTGAGCGACGGCGGAGACCGGAGGCCTCGCGTGGCCGTCTTCCGTCCCGACGACGAGCGGATCGAGTCGGCCGTCGAGCTGCTCCGGTCGCTCGGTGCGGAGCCGACCGCTGACCCGATGCTCGAAGTCGAGCCGACGGGGGCCGTCCCCGACGACGCGCCGCTCGTCGTGCTCACGAGCAAGACCGGCGTCGAGCTGGCCGCCGAGGCGGGCTGGGAACCCGGTAACGCCGACCTCGCGGTCATCGGACCGGCGACGGCGGCGGCCGCCCGCGACGCGGGCTGGACCGTCGATATCGTCCCCGAGGAGTACACCTCCGCCGGCCTCGTCGCGGCGCTCGAACCCCGCGTCGCGGGCGAGTGCGTCGTCGTCGCCCGCTCCGATCACGGCAGCGACGTGCTCTTGGACGGTCTCCGCGAGGCCGGCGCCGACGTGAGCGAGACCGTGCTGTACCGGCTCTCGCGGCCGGCCGGTGCGGGGGACTCGGCTGAATTGATGGCGATCGACGAGCTCGACGCGGTCACGTTCACCTCCTCGCTGACGGTCGAGAACTTCCTCGCGGCGGCCGCGGACCGCGGCGTCAGCGACGAGGCGCGCGCCGGGCTGGCGGACGCGGTCGTCGGCGCTATCGGCCCGCCGACCGCGGAGACCGCCGCGGACCGCGGCGTCGACGTCGACGTCGTCCCGGACGAGGCGTCGTTCGAGGCGCTCGCGACCGCTGTCGTCGACGCGTTCGACGACGAGTCAGCGGACGGACCCGACGCCGACCGACGGTAACTCGGTCTCCGTCCCGTCCCGTCGCTATCGGCCGAACCGCGTGTCGCGGGGTCGAAACATCTCCGAATCGACGGCCGATCTTCGCTTTCTCGAACGAGAGTGGGAGCTGTTCGGTCCGTCGACGATCGTACGACGACGCTCGATTCGCGACCGTTCGCCCGATCCGTGTGTTCGCTACGGCGCCCACAAATACTATATCTGATATTTTGGGACGCGGCTTTATATTCAGGAGAGTGATACCAAAAGACATGGAACCGAGCGAGCGCTGGCTGCTGCGGGTCGAGGACGATGTCCTCGTCGTCGAGTTCCCCCACGGGACTGGACTGAGCCCCGCGGACGGCGAGGCGCTGCTCGATCGGTGGCGGAGCGCGGCCACCCCGGACGCCATCGAGGCCGTCGTGATCGTCGTGCGGACGAGCCGTCCGTGTTCGGACGCCGGGCGACGGGCGCTTCGGGAGTCCACGCAGATCGCGGTCGCCCGCGGCGTCGACCGGTTCGCCGTCGTCGGAGAGCGCTCGAAGCGGCGATTCCTCAAGCGGACGATAGACGTCGAGGACGTCGAGGTCGAGGCATTCAACGACCCGTCGGTCGCCGCGAAGTGGGCGGCGCCAGCCGACTCCGACTCGTCGCCGTCGATCGAATTGACGCTGTGAGACCGCTCCGCCGCTACGTCTCCGCGCGTCTCTGACTCCCGCTTTTCCGGTTCGTCGCAGTCGGTTCGAGCCGACGGCGACTCAGACGGACGCGTCCGTCTCGATCCCCGCCTCCTCGACGACGCGTTTCGCCTGCCGAGTGGCGCGCTCTCGGACCGCGTCGGCGTCGATTCCGACGTGTTCCCCGTCGGCGTAGCGCACCTCGCCGTCGACCATCGCGAAGACTACGTCGTCGCCGCGGGCGGCGTACACCAGGTGCGAGAGCGGGTCGTGAATCGGCGTCGCCCGGGTCAGGTCGGTCGTGAGACCGATCACGTCGGCGCGCTGCCCCTCCCGGAGAGTCCCGAGCCGGTCGAAGCCGGCCGCCCGAGCGCCGCCTTCCGTCGCCATCTCCAGCACGGTCGACGCCGGGAGGCGGGTCGGGTCGCGGGCGTCGACCTTCCCGAGGAGGCTCGCCTGCCGCATCTCGGTGAACGGATCGAGCGTGTTGTTACACGGCGGCCCGTCGTTACCGAGCGCGACCGTGACCCCGCGGTCGAGGTAGTCCTGGACCGGGGCGATCCCCGAGGCGAGCTTCATGTTTGAGGAGGGGCAGTGAGTGACGACCGTGTCGGTGTCCGCGAGTACCTCGCGCTCGCGCTCGTCCGTGTGGACGCAGTGCGCGAGCGTCACGTCCGGACCGGTCAGGCCCACCTCGTCGAGCCAGAGCACGTTCCGCCGCCCGGTGTCGGCCTCGACGGTCTCGATCTCCTCGACGTTCTCGCTGGCGTGGGTGTGGATCGTCACCCCGTCGTACCGGTCGGCCAGCTCCCGGCAGCCGCGCAGGCACTCTTCGGTACAGGTGACCGCGAACCGCGGCGTGACCGCGTACCGGACGCGACCGCCGGCCGCGCCGTGGTACTCCCGGATCAGGTCCTCGCTCGCCGCGAGCGCGGCGTCGGTCTCCTCTAAGAGTCCGTCGGGCGACGCCTTGTCCATCAGCACCTTCCCGAGCCGGGCGCGGATCCCGGTGTCTATCGCGGCCTCGAACGCCTCCGCGGCGTGGTTCACCGAGAGGTGGTCGACGACGGTCGTCGTCCCGGATTCGAGACACTCCAGGTAGCCCAGCTCGGCCGCCGCCCGAGTCGCCTCGGCGTCCATCGCCGCCTCCATCGGCAACACGGCGTCGAACAGCCAGTCCAGCAGCGCGGTGTCGTCCGCGATCCCCCGGCCCAGCGACTGGACGGAGTGAACGTGGCCCCCGATGAGGCCGGGCGCGACGATGTCGAACGCCCGGCGCTCGTGGTCGGGGTAGCGCTCGCGGAGGGCGGTCTCGTCGCCGACCGCGGCGATCGTTTCCCCCTCGACGACGACGGCGCCGTCGGGGATGACGGTCTCTGAGTCGGCGAGGAGGGTTCCGGCGATCAGCATGTCCGTTCGTTCCTGTCGGTCGACCCGTAAGACGCTGTCCGTTCGGGTGTCGATCAACGCGCCGAGCTCTCAGTTAGCGTGATAATTTCACACATGAGCGGTGGCGCGCGCCTCCGAGCGCCCATCGGGCGCGAGGTGCGCGTGCGAGGGAGTCGCTGGTGGTCGAGCGAAGCGAAGACCGCCAGCGACGAGGCTGGGGAGGCGTGAGGTGCGGTTGCTGTACGGTGCGGGGCGGGCTTCGGCAGTGGTCGTGGTGATCGCAGAGCCATACCCAGAGACACTGTCGCACAGCCGAGCGGCTGGGGCTTCGGCGGTCATCTCACCGGAACCGATCCCGGGTCAGCGAGCCGCTGGGGACGCAGTCCTCCGTTCGTCCCCTCAGTCCAGTCGCTTGTCGCGGAACGCGCGGATCACGTCCTGCCGGGCGATTATCCCGACGGTCCGCCCCTCGTCGTCGACCACGGGAACGCGGTTGATGTCCGGGTCGTCACCGACGAGCAGGTCCAACACGGCGTCGACCCCCTCGTCGGGCGTCACCGTCGCCACGTCCCCGCTCATCACCTCGGAGATCGGTCGGTCCGCGTTGCGGACCATGTCGACGCCGAGATCGAGGTCGGCCCACGGACGTTTCACCTGATACGAGAGCGTGTCCACGAACGGCGGGAGTCCGATCGGGATCCACAGCGTCTCCTCCTCGGGCTCGAACAGGCCTACGAGGTCGGACTCGGTGACGACCCCGACCACCCGCTCGTCGCCGTCGACCACGGGGAAGCCGCTGAACTCGTACCGGGCGAACCGCTTGAACACGTCGGCCACATCGTCGTCGGGCGAGACCGTTTTCACGTCCGGTTCCATCAGGTCGCGGGCGGTCAGGGACATACCGGACGGTCACCGCGGGAGGCCGTAGGCGTTTCGCCCCGAGAGTCGCGACGGGGATCCGACGTAACGGACTTACGGACCGGGAACGCAGTAGATCGCATGTACCGCAACGGCCACGTCGGGGCGTCGCTCGTCGTCTACGCTCCGTTCGGGTTCCTCGTCACCGCGCTCGTCTCGGTCGAGGCCGGGGCGGTCGGTGCGCTCGGCGTGGCGTCGACGGCGATGGTACCCGACCTCGACGTGCGCGTCCCGTTCGTCAAACACCGAGGGATCACGCACACCGTCTGGTTCGCGCTGCTCGTCGGGGGCGTGTTCGGGACTGCCGGACTGGCTCTCGGTATCCAGAACGGCGCCGCGACCGCGCTGCTGTTCGGCGGCGTCGGATCCCTCTTCGGCGCGGTGACGACCGTCTCGCACCTCCTCGCCGACGCGCTCACACCCGTGGGGATCCGGCCGTACGCGCCCGTGCGAGACGACGAGTACACGCTCGATCTGTTCACGGCCGCGGATCCGGTCGCCAACTACGCGTTGTTGGGGCTGGGCGGCGTCGCCGCCGCGGTCGCGCTCGTCGCCGGCGAGGCGCTACCAGTCTGAAGACGGGTTCCACTCGGAGTCGTCGAGGTCATCAAGCCGTACAGGCTCTCTCCGTGTACGACTGGATGAGCGAGCGAAGGTCGTCCTCGCCCCGAAGACCGATAATCTCCTCGGCCTGCTCCCCGCCAGCGAACAGGACGAGCGTCGGGACGTCCCGGACGCCGTAGGCAGCGGCGAGATGTCGGCGTCGACGTCGACCTTGGCGACAGTCGCATCTGTGTCCGCGGCCAGACTCTCGACGATCGGTTCGAGCACCTAATGGGGGCCACACCAG
This window harbors:
- a CDS encoding beta-ribofuranosylaminobenzene 5'-phosphate synthase family protein, encoding MARASSGARLHFGFCNLSLSHERLYGALGVGLAAPRVVVDAEPDSVVDVTVGPSTAAESPGSVEAVRDDVRGYATAATDLLGVDGARVVVRKPLPRHAGLGSGTQLAAATLAAVATAYGEPARVRERAPALGRGGRSGVGVATFESGGFVLDAGHPTARFTTDRPADGEWTVPPVAARHAVPDDWRFLLVEPDADAGRSGAAEDDAMRTAVERAGPGIADRIGGIVTRRVLPAIATGNAEAFGAAVAEIGRLNGAWYADEQGGVYRPPVGEVVASLSGASPVFGAGQSSWGPTVYGVTDAGRAAAAVEAGEDALDDAGVGGSVSVVRAANGGARIVAGGGAGSPSADTERGNTKPRGDGA
- the hemC gene encoding hydroxymethylbilane synthase, whose product is MTETLRLATRGSDLALRQAETVREALSSRRRDVELRQVETRGDQIPDELIHRLGKTGAFVRALDEEVLAGDADLAVHSLKDLPTEEMEDLAVAGVPERAPSGDVVVQPEGVGIEDLPAGSVVGTGSLRRGAQIRAARPDLTVEPVRGNVDTRIEKLLAPGLQAEHERRLIASGDSRAATAEGADDGGESDDGERADDGDRADDEPNWDALGNDADDAADAGDEVDEEFDRSVEEWFDSLSDLERAAMERRVETEYDALVLAEAGLRRSNLFYKVETTRLPREEFVPAAGQGAIAVTASDPDVVEAVRETVDHPRTRVAVTVERTVLGELNGGCVAPIGVSALVKGEHVHVRARVLSTDGTEEVTDTRDLPIRSHATAAAEFAADLADRGADDLIAEARAEAGVGTGTDE
- the cobA gene encoding uroporphyrinogen-III C-methyltransferase is translated as MSEGGAGAGTGTGPAAGGDEPPTRRRDDPVGTVFLVGSGPGDPDLLTVKSKRLIESADVVLHDKLPGPEILGEIPEAKREDVGKRAGGEWTPQEYTNRRMVELAEAGNRVVRLKGGDPFVFGRGGEEAEHLAAAGIPFEVVPGVTSAIAGPAVAGIPVTHRDHASSVSFVTGHEDPTKDESAVNWDALAATGGTVVVLMGVGKLPAYATELRDAGLDGDTPVALVERATWPDMRVATGTLDTIVDARDEAGIEPPAITVIGDVAATRDRVVTFLENAGSAPVRSASEDDGSAERRDDAPVEGEGDAPTDGGDEA
- a CDS encoding uroporphyrinogen-III synthase; its protein translation is MSDGGDRRPRVAVFRPDDERIESAVELLRSLGAEPTADPMLEVEPTGAVPDDAPLVVLTSKTGVELAAEAGWEPGNADLAVIGPATAAAARDAGWTVDIVPEEYTSAGLVAALEPRVAGECVVVARSDHGSDVLLDGLREAGADVSETVLYRLSRPAGAGDSAELMAIDELDAVTFTSSLTVENFLAAAADRGVSDEARAGLADAVVGAIGPPTAETAADRGVDVDVVPDEASFEALATAVVDAFDDESADGPDADRR
- a CDS encoding 5'-deoxyadenosine deaminase, with the translated sequence MLIAGTLLADSETVIPDGAVVVEGETIAAVGDETALRERYPDHERRAFDIVAPGLIGGHVHSVQSLGRGIADDTALLDWLFDAVLPMEAAMDAEATRAAAELGYLECLESGTTTVVDHLSVNHAAEAFEAAIDTGIRARLGKVLMDKASPDGLLEETDAALAASEDLIREYHGAAGGRVRYAVTPRFAVTCTEECLRGCRELADRYDGVTIHTHASENVEEIETVEADTGRRNVLWLDEVGLTGPDVTLAHCVHTDEREREVLADTDTVVTHCPSSNMKLASGIAPVQDYLDRGVTVALGNDGPPCNNTLDPFTEMRQASLLGKVDARDPTRLPASTVLEMATEGGARAAGFDRLGTLREGQRADVIGLTTDLTRATPIHDPLSHLVYAARGDDVVFAMVDGEVRYADGEHVGIDADAVRERATRQAKRVVEEAGIETDASV
- a CDS encoding HPP family protein — translated: MSLTARDLMEPDVKTVSPDDDVADVFKRFARYEFSGFPVVDGDERVVGVVTESDLVGLFEPEEETLWIPIGLPPFVDTLSYQVKRPWADLDLGVDMVRNADRPISEVMSGDVATVTPDEGVDAVLDLLVGDDPDINRVPVVDDEGRTVGIIARQDVIRAFRDKRLD
- a CDS encoding metal-dependent hydrolase; amino-acid sequence: MYRNGHVGASLVVYAPFGFLVTALVSVEAGAVGALGVASTAMVPDLDVRVPFVKHRGITHTVWFALLVGGVFGTAGLALGIQNGAATALLFGGVGSLFGAVTTVSHLLADALTPVGIRPYAPVRDDEYTLDLFTAADPVANYALLGLGGVAAAVALVAGEALPV